In a single window of the Blattabacterium cuenoti genome:
- the mutS gene encoding DNA mismatch repair protein MutS yields the protein MNKNETLYCKKKEETPLIKQYNDIKTKYPDTILLFQVGDFYETFGEDAIKCSQTLNIVLTKRSHLHLAGFPYHSLSTYLPKLIRSGFRVAICDQLEEPKKGKNIVKRGVTELVTPGIAIDENIISPKSNNFLASIHVEKNKNFGLSFLDVSTGEFFVTEDTKNNILQYLKHFHPSEILFQKKEKKFFDQLLKGKYYTFLMEDWIFNYSLAYEKLISHFKINSLKGFGINDLKLGIISCGVVLSYLHNTLHFNIKHISKIRRIKKEEHMCIDDFTFRNLEIFHPLNKEGVSLINILDHTITPMGGRLLKNWILFPLKNLFHIKKRHQIVQELYIDNIIRAFIKTKLKNVYDIERIISKLAIGKISPREMYTLYKSLIYITEIQKKFLFQKSKIFKNIGDSFQDCNFICEKIANTIQENPPHQIEKGKGNVIIKGFSKELDEIRMMYFYQKEYLEKLCSIEQSKTGINNLKIGYNNIFGYFFEVRISKKGKVPSHWVQKQTLTNSIRYITEELKNYELKILNAEQKIFYLEKKIFNNLINKILENIKPLQQNAKLIAKLDVLYSFSSLALENNYVKPKVNDSLKISIIKGRHPVIERQFIAKTSYIPNDMILNKSNQQILIITGPNMSGKSAILRQTAIIILMAHIGSFVPAKYAEIGLIDKIFSRVGASDNISLGESTFMVEMNETANILNNISERSFIILDEIGRGTSTYDGISIAKSIIEFLHEKNSRPLTLFATHYHELNEMSFFFKRIKNYHISIKKINDNIIFMRKLIAGGSEHSFGIYVAKISGMPTEIIERAKKILNALEKNKKEINTKKVFFLLKKIIFSLKTIKNIDSLSLQDATIKIHEIKNILDD from the coding sequence ATGAATAAAAACGAAACTCTTTATTGCAAAAAAAAAGAAGAAACTCCATTAATCAAGCAATATAACGATATAAAAACTAAATATCCAGATACAATTTTATTATTTCAAGTTGGAGATTTTTATGAAACTTTTGGAGAGGATGCCATTAAATGTTCTCAAACGTTAAATATTGTTTTAACTAAACGATCTCATTTACATTTAGCGGGTTTTCCTTATCATTCTTTGAGTACCTATTTACCAAAATTGATACGTTCAGGATTTCGTGTAGCTATTTGTGATCAGTTAGAAGAACCAAAAAAAGGAAAAAATATTGTTAAAAGAGGTGTAACAGAACTTGTAACACCAGGAATAGCTATTGATGAAAATATTATATCCCCTAAATCAAATAATTTTTTAGCATCAATTCATGTAGAAAAAAATAAAAATTTCGGATTAAGTTTTTTAGATGTTTCTACTGGAGAATTTTTTGTAACAGAAGATACAAAAAATAATATTTTGCAATATCTAAAACATTTTCATCCTAGTGAAATACTTTTTCAAAAAAAAGAAAAAAAATTTTTTGATCAATTATTAAAAGGAAAATACTATACTTTTTTAATGGAAGATTGGATATTTAATTATTCACTTGCATATGAAAAATTAATATCACACTTTAAAATCAATTCTTTAAAAGGGTTTGGTATTAATGATTTAAAATTAGGGATTATTTCTTGTGGAGTAGTTTTATCTTATTTACATAACACTTTACATTTCAATATAAAACATATTTCTAAAATACGAAGAATAAAAAAAGAAGAACACATGTGTATTGATGATTTTACTTTTCGAAATTTAGAAATATTCCATCCTTTGAACAAAGAAGGTGTTTCTTTAATAAATATACTAGATCATACAATTACTCCTATGGGAGGTAGGTTATTGAAAAATTGGATTCTTTTTCCTTTAAAAAATTTATTTCATATAAAAAAACGTCATCAAATAGTGCAAGAATTATACATTGATAATATTATACGCGCTTTTATAAAAACAAAACTTAAAAATGTTTATGATATAGAAAGAATAATTTCTAAACTAGCCATTGGAAAAATTTCTCCACGTGAAATGTATACGTTATATAAATCTTTGATTTATATAACTGAAATACAAAAAAAATTTTTATTTCAAAAATCCAAAATTTTTAAAAATATTGGAGATTCTTTTCAAGATTGCAATTTTATATGTGAAAAAATTGCTAATACAATACAAGAAAATCCTCCACATCAAATTGAAAAGGGAAAAGGAAATGTTATAATTAAAGGATTTTCTAAAGAACTAGATGAAATTCGCATGATGTATTTTTATCAAAAAGAATATTTAGAAAAACTTTGTTCAATAGAACAATCCAAAACAGGAATTAATAATTTAAAAATTGGATATAACAATATATTTGGATATTTTTTTGAAGTTAGAATTTCTAAAAAAGGAAAAGTCCCTTCTCACTGGGTGCAAAAACAGACATTGACGAATTCTATTCGATATATTACTGAAGAATTAAAAAATTACGAGTTAAAAATCTTAAATGCAGAACAAAAAATATTTTACTTGGAAAAAAAAATATTTAACAATCTCATCAATAAAATATTAGAAAATATAAAACCTTTACAACAAAATGCAAAACTAATTGCTAAATTAGACGTATTATATTCTTTTTCTAGTTTAGCATTAGAAAATAATTATGTAAAACCAAAAGTAAATGACTCTTTAAAAATATCTATAATAAAAGGACGACATCCAGTTATTGAAAGACAATTTATAGCCAAAACTTCTTACATTCCTAATGATATGATTTTAAATAAATCAAATCAACAAATATTAATTATCACAGGTCCTAATATGTCAGGAAAATCAGCTATTTTACGTCAAACTGCTATTATTATATTGATGGCTCATATTGGAAGTTTCGTTCCTGCTAAATATGCAGAAATAGGATTAATAGATAAAATATTCAGTAGAGTAGGTGCATCTGATAACATTTCTTTAGGAGAATCTACTTTTATGGTAGAAATGAATGAAACTGCAAATATATTAAATAATATTTCTGAAAGAAGTTTTATCATTTTAGATGAAATAGGAAGAGGTACAAGTACTTATGATGGAATTTCAATAGCCAAATCTATTATAGAATTTTTACATGAAAAAAATTCACGTCCTCTAACTTTATTTGCTACACATTATCATGAATTAAATGAAATGAGTTTTTTTTTTAAAAGAATAAAAAATTATCATATTTCTATAAAAAAAATAAATGATAATATTATTTTTATGCGAAAATTAATAGCTGGAGGAAGTGAACATAGTTTCGGAATTTATGTAGCAAAAATATCGGGAATGCCAACAGAAATCATTGAAAGAGCAAAAAAAATATTAAATGCATTAGAAAAAAATAAAAAAGAAATTAATACAAAAAAAGTTTTTTTTTTATTGAAAAAAATAATTTTTTCTTTAAAAACAATAAAAAATATTGATTCTTTATCTCTACAAGATGCTACTATAAAAATTCACGAAATCAAAAATATATTAGATGATTAA
- the guaB gene encoding IMP dehydrogenase — translation MSLNKKILKEALTFDDVLLVPSYSSILPSEVSLKTSLTLDIIMNIPILSAAMDTVTESSLAISIAREGGIGIIHKNMNIKNQSEEVYRVKRSESGMIDDPITLSRNSTLRYAQYLMKKYKISGLPVIEKNHSLVGIITRRDIKYRVDLDTLVEEVMTKEKLITSRKNITLEKAKNILLKERIEKLPIVDDYNKLVGLITIRDIDNLIEYPNACKDSRGRLRVGAAVGIDKKTLERVESLVKVGVDIIAIDSAHGHSFRVLETIKLIRNSFPEITLLTGNVVTMEGAKDLIDAGSTVLKVGIGSGSICTTRVISGVGMPQITAINDVYEYAKKRNVNVISDGGIRYSGDVVKAIAAGASSVMIGSLFAGTDEAPGEEVIFQGRKFKTYVGMGSLIAMKRGSRDRYFQFNEKSVPEGIEAIVPYKGKMKDVIYQICGGLRSGMGYCGVSTIKELIKSGKFVRITNSGLKENHPHSVNITKESPNYFNYSK, via the coding sequence ATGTCTTTAAATAAAAAGATTTTAAAAGAAGCTCTTACTTTTGATGATGTTTTACTTGTTCCTTCTTATTCTTCAATTCTTCCATCAGAAGTTTCTCTTAAAACTTCTCTTACTCTTGATATTATTATGAATATACCTATACTAAGTGCTGCTATGGATACAGTAACGGAATCTTCTTTAGCTATCTCTATTGCTAGAGAAGGAGGGATTGGTATCATTCATAAAAATATGAATATAAAAAATCAATCAGAAGAGGTTTATAGAGTTAAAAGAAGTGAAAGTGGAATGATAGATGATCCTATTACTCTTTCCAGAAATTCAACATTAAGATATGCTCAATATCTTATGAAAAAATATAAGATTTCCGGATTACCTGTAATAGAAAAAAATCATTCGTTAGTAGGGATTATTACCAGAAGAGATATAAAATATCGTGTGGATTTGGATACTTTAGTAGAAGAAGTAATGACTAAAGAAAAATTAATTACATCTAGAAAAAATATAACATTAGAAAAAGCTAAAAATATTTTATTGAAAGAAAGAATAGAAAAATTACCTATTGTGGATGATTATAATAAATTAGTAGGATTAATTACTATTAGAGATATTGATAATTTAATTGAGTATCCTAATGCTTGCAAAGATTCTAGAGGACGTTTACGTGTAGGTGCAGCAGTTGGTATAGACAAAAAAACTTTAGAAAGAGTAGAATCTTTAGTAAAAGTAGGAGTAGATATTATAGCTATAGATTCTGCACATGGACATTCTTTTAGAGTATTAGAAACAATAAAATTAATCAGAAATTCTTTTCCGGAAATAACATTGTTAACAGGAAATGTAGTGACTATGGAGGGAGCTAAAGATTTGATAGATGCCGGTTCAACTGTTTTAAAAGTAGGAATTGGATCTGGTTCTATTTGTACAACAAGAGTCATATCTGGAGTAGGTATGCCCCAAATAACAGCTATTAATGATGTATATGAATATGCTAAAAAAAGAAATGTAAACGTTATTTCTGATGGAGGGATCAGATATTCAGGAGATGTAGTAAAAGCTATTGCTGCTGGAGCTAGTTCTGTTATGATTGGAAGTTTATTTGCTGGAACAGATGAAGCCCCAGGAGAGGAAGTTATTTTTCAAGGAAGAAAGTTTAAAACTTATGTAGGAATGGGTTCTTTAATAGCTATGAAAAGAGGAAGTAGAGATCGTTATTTTCAATTTAACGAAAAATCTGTTCCAGAAGGAATAGAAGCTATAGTTCCTTATAAAGGTAAAATGAAAGATGTAATTTATCAAATTTGTGGAGGTCTACGTTCCGGAATGGGATATTGTGGTGTTTCCACTATCAAAGAACTGATAAAATCAGGTAAATTTGTAAGAATAACTAATTCCGGGTTAAAAGAAAATCATCCACATAGTGTAAATATTACTAAAGAATCTCCTAATTATTTTAATTATAGTAAATAA
- the rplS gene encoding 50S ribosomal protein L19, with translation MFQNIIKYTEDKFLSKNHFPLFHSGDTITVFFEIKEGEKKRIQSFKGVVIKKQGKGLTKTFTIRKISAGIGIERIFIFNQPNIQKIEVNKKGKVRRSKIYYFRTLKGKKARVKS, from the coding sequence ATGTTTCAAAATATTATAAAATATACAGAAGATAAATTTTTATCTAAAAATCATTTTCCATTGTTTCATTCAGGAGATACAATCACTGTTTTTTTTGAAATTAAAGAGGGAGAAAAAAAAAGAATTCAATCTTTTAAAGGAGTGGTTATAAAAAAACAAGGAAAAGGGTTAACTAAAACATTTACTATTCGTAAAATAAGTGCAGGAATAGGTATAGAACGTATATTTATTTTCAATCAACCTAACATACAAAAAATAGAGGTTAATAAGAAAGGAAAAGTACGAAGATCAAAAATTTATTATTTTAGAACTCTAAAAGGAAAAAAAGCAAGAGTAAAAAGCTAA
- the glmM gene encoding phosphoglucosamine mutase: MTLIKSSSGIRGTLGGKVGYGLSPIDIIQFAAGYVSWMKRKYKNKKKFVLILGRDGRISSVLFQQFLIITFQSLGVDVVNIGLSTTPTVGIAVICEKADGGVMLTASHNPKNWNGLKMFNSHGEFLYEEDFKKLFSIVEKKYFNFSSYKKLGNLFYKKNYIHQHIEKILSLPIIDKNIIQKAKLRIVIDGINSTGGIAVPILLKYLGVHVIKMYCDPHGNFVHNPEPIEKNLREICKKVPDIKADLGISVDPDVDRVVFICENGDFFGEEYTLVSIADYILENKLGPIVSTLSSSHALKDLSIEKGVPYYSTPVGEIHVVKKMKEVHAVVGGEGNGGVIYPDLRYGRDALIGIALFLMRIAKLANIPLSELKKKYSNYFMSKKKIRFSSHDKIRTLLKKIKKKYKGKKMDFSDGIKIYIKYNEWIHIRKSNTENIIRIYTESSSKKRADFLSKKIIYDIKEL, from the coding sequence TTGACACTTATAAAATCTTCATCTGGAATAAGAGGAACATTGGGGGGAAAAGTTGGATATGGTTTATCTCCCATAGATATAATTCAATTTGCTGCAGGATATGTTTCCTGGATGAAAAGGAAATATAAAAATAAAAAAAAATTTGTTTTAATATTAGGTAGAGATGGAAGAATTTCTTCTGTTTTATTCCAACAATTTTTAATAATAACTTTTCAAAGTCTTGGAGTAGATGTAGTAAACATTGGTTTATCTACAACCCCTACAGTTGGAATTGCTGTGATATGTGAGAAAGCGGATGGGGGTGTAATGTTAACAGCAAGTCATAATCCTAAGAATTGGAATGGATTAAAAATGTTTAATTCTCATGGAGAATTTTTATATGAGGAAGATTTTAAAAAATTGTTTTCTATAGTAGAGAAAAAATATTTTAATTTCTCTTCATACAAAAAATTAGGTAATCTTTTTTATAAAAAGAATTATATTCATCAACATATAGAAAAAATTCTTTCATTACCTATCATAGACAAAAATATAATTCAAAAAGCTAAATTAAGAATAGTAATAGATGGAATTAATTCTACAGGAGGTATCGCAGTTCCTATTTTATTAAAATATTTGGGAGTTCATGTTATTAAAATGTATTGTGATCCTCATGGAAATTTTGTTCATAATCCTGAGCCTATTGAAAAAAACTTAAGAGAAATATGTAAAAAGGTGCCGGATATAAAAGCCGATTTAGGAATTTCCGTTGATCCTGATGTAGATCGAGTGGTATTTATATGCGAAAACGGAGATTTTTTTGGGGAAGAATATACTTTAGTATCCATAGCAGATTATATATTGGAAAATAAATTAGGACCTATTGTTTCTACATTATCTTCTTCTCATGCATTAAAAGATCTTTCTATAGAAAAAGGAGTTCCTTACTATTCAACTCCTGTTGGAGAAATACATGTTGTAAAAAAAATGAAAGAAGTACACGCTGTTGTTGGTGGAGAAGGAAATGGAGGTGTTATTTATCCTGATTTACGTTATGGAAGAGATGCTTTGATTGGAATTGCTTTATTTTTAATGAGAATAGCTAAACTAGCTAATATTCCATTATCTGAATTAAAAAAAAAATATTCCAATTATTTTATGTCGAAAAAAAAAATTCGATTTTCTTCTCATGATAAAATCAGAACATTATTAAAAAAAATAAAAAAAAAATATAAAGGAAAAAAAATGGATTTTAGTGATGGAATCAAAATTTATATTAAATATAATGAATGGATACATATAAGGAAATCAAATACTGAAAATATTATTAGAATATATACAGAAAGTTCTTCAAAGAAAAGAGCAGATTTTTTATCAAAAAAAATTATATACGATATAAAAGAATTATAA
- a CDS encoding ABC transporter permease — protein MNFEWFFSKKTVWEDCRKNKTLRTIVIITQITIIFGLIIAFLTFSIGFGFKEIIKDKLLNIRGQIIVYKNHSTSYPNFSVKKKKFFKSNLVKQIHGITENNVLIATNKRIDRYIFKGLYEDYNPIFFQYFLITKDFFKTKLLSNHNVILSKKTSLLLGLNVGSNIKIDFLSFDKKGDPTIISNQFRISGLYETGIPEFDDVYILGNIRSIQKINGWEKDLVEKFEIFVSYDNIKKKIFDKMPKNFFFKTIQNSHNIIKWIKIFDINIIVISFIIFVSVTINMIVFILILILERIRTIGILKTLGAENKVIHKIFLFYIIQILIPSLIIGNSIGITLLIVQKKFHFILLNKMQYFVDFVPIYLNIYHIIIINLSIIFTCFITIFFPSLFFISKTPTIKVLEFE, from the coding sequence TTGAATTTTGAATGGTTTTTTTCCAAAAAAACAGTTTGGGAAGATTGTAGAAAAAATAAAACTCTTCGAACAATAGTTATAATAACACAAATAACAATAATTTTTGGTTTAATTATAGCTTTTTTAACTTTTTCTATAGGATTTGGATTCAAAGAAATTATAAAGGATAAACTATTAAATATTAGAGGTCAAATTATTGTGTATAAAAATCATTCCACAAGTTATCCAAATTTTTCTGTAAAAAAAAAGAAATTTTTCAAATCTAATTTGGTTAAACAAATTCATGGAATTACTGAAAATAATGTACTTATTGCTACAAATAAAAGAATAGATAGATATATATTTAAAGGATTATATGAGGATTATAATCCTATTTTTTTTCAATATTTTTTAATTACGAAAGATTTTTTTAAAACAAAACTTTTATCTAATCACAATGTTATTTTATCTAAAAAAACATCCTTATTACTAGGATTAAATGTTGGATCAAATATTAAAATAGATTTTCTTTCTTTTGATAAAAAAGGTGATCCTACTATTATTTCTAATCAATTTAGAATTTCTGGTTTATATGAAACTGGAATCCCAGAATTTGATGATGTATACATTCTCGGAAATATAAGATCCATTCAAAAAATTAACGGGTGGGAAAAAGATTTAGTAGAAAAATTTGAAATTTTTGTTTCCTATGATAATATAAAGAAAAAAATTTTTGATAAAATGCCTAAAAATTTTTTTTTCAAAACTATTCAGAATAGTCATAATATTATTAAATGGATAAAAATTTTTGATATAAATATTATTGTGATTAGTTTTATTATTTTTGTATCTGTAACTATTAATATGATTGTGTTTATTTTAATACTTATCTTGGAAAGAATTAGAACTATAGGAATTTTGAAAACTTTAGGAGCTGAAAATAAAGTTATACATAAAATATTTTTGTTTTATATCATACAGATATTGATTCCTTCATTAATTATAGGTAATAGCATTGGAATCACTTTATTAATAGTGCAAAAAAAATTTCATTTTATATTATTAAATAAAATGCAATATTTTGTTGATTTTGTTCCTATCTATCTTAATATATATCATATTATCATTATCAATTTATCTATTATTTTCACTTGTTTTATAACAATATTTTTTCCTTCTTTATTTTTTATTAGTAAAACACCTACCATAAAAGTTCTAGAATTTGAATAA
- the dnaB gene encoding replicative DNA helicase gives MSNIKKQEKTNPFDSITKKGRIPPQALDLEEAIIGAIMIDKKGLDEVIDILFPEVFYKKEHQEIFFTIQKLYHNSNPIDLYTVLNELRKIGKLESMGGELYLIGLTQKVISSAHIEYHSRIVLQKFILRKLISISSNIIQKCYEVSTDVFDLLDHAESKLFEINQKYLIAKKYETTQCLIQKAIEKIKKTEKEGLSGISSGFHKLDHITSGWQNSDLIILASRPGMGKTTFMLSMVKNIVVYQKIPTIIFSLEMSSIQLITKLISSETGISSEKIKRANLDKLDWERLLHKTKNLKNVPLFIDDTPSLSIFNLRAKCRRLISQHGIKLIFIDYMQLMGINDHSLKLQNREQEISVISRSLKSIAKELDIPIIALSQLSRAVETRGGSKRPVLSDLRESGAIEQDADIVLFIYRPEYYGFKIWDSDEDNDSCTGQAEIIIAKHRNGGLDKFRLKFISDQAQFVNLEEKKHVSLVWEEDYKKNVLNKEKFFMSPPYEDFEKNTSLESSNENEMDFNNENEMDFNNENYLDENI, from the coding sequence ATGAGTAACATTAAAAAACAGGAAAAAACGAATCCATTTGATTCCATAACAAAAAAAGGAAGAATTCCTCCTCAAGCATTAGATTTAGAAGAAGCAATCATAGGAGCTATTATGATTGATAAAAAAGGTTTAGATGAAGTTATTGATATACTTTTTCCTGAAGTTTTTTATAAAAAAGAACACCAAGAAATATTTTTTACAATACAAAAATTGTATCATAATTCTAATCCTATAGATTTATACACAGTTTTAAATGAACTTCGTAAGATCGGAAAATTGGAATCAATGGGAGGAGAGTTATATTTAATTGGACTAACACAAAAAGTTATTTCTTCTGCACATATAGAGTATCATAGTCGTATAGTATTACAAAAATTTATATTAAGAAAATTAATCAGCATATCTTCCAATATCATACAAAAATGTTATGAGGTCAGCACGGATGTTTTTGATCTTTTAGATCACGCTGAATCAAAACTTTTTGAGATTAATCAAAAATATTTGATAGCCAAAAAATATGAGACTACTCAATGTCTTATCCAAAAAGCTATTGAAAAAATTAAAAAAACAGAAAAAGAAGGATTAAGTGGAATTTCTTCTGGATTTCATAAATTGGATCATATTACTTCTGGATGGCAGAATTCTGATTTAATTATATTGGCTTCTAGACCTGGAATGGGAAAAACAACTTTTATGTTATCCATGGTTAAAAATATAGTTGTATATCAAAAAATACCAACTATAATTTTTTCATTAGAAATGTCTTCTATTCAACTAATTACAAAACTTATTTCATCAGAAACCGGGATTTCTTCAGAAAAAATTAAAAGAGCTAACTTAGATAAGTTAGATTGGGAACGTTTGTTACATAAAACAAAAAATTTAAAAAATGTTCCTTTATTTATAGATGATACCCCTTCTTTATCTATATTTAATTTACGTGCAAAATGTCGTCGTTTAATATCTCAACATGGTATTAAATTGATATTTATAGATTATATGCAATTAATGGGCATTAACGATCATAGTTTAAAATTGCAAAATAGAGAACAAGAAATATCAGTTATTTCTAGAAGTTTAAAATCTATAGCTAAAGAACTTGATATTCCAATCATAGCTTTATCTCAACTATCTAGAGCAGTAGAAACAAGAGGAGGAAGTAAGAGACCCGTATTGTCTGATTTACGAGAATCAGGAGCTATTGAGCAAGATGCAGATATAGTTTTATTTATTTACAGACCTGAGTATTATGGATTTAAAATATGGGATTCAGATGAAGATAATGACTCTTGTACAGGTCAAGCAGAAATTATAATTGCCAAACATAGAAACGGAGGACTAGATAAATTTCGTTTAAAATTTATAAGTGATCAAGCTCAATTTGTAAACTTAGAAGAAAAAAAACATGTTTCATTAGTTTGGGAAGAAGATTATAAAAAAAATGTTCTTAATAAAGAAAAATTTTTTATGTCTCCTCCTTATGAAGATTTTGAAAAAAATACATCATTAGAATCTAGTAATGAAAATGAAATGGATTTCAATAATGAAAATGAAATGGACTTCAATAATGAAAATTATTTAGATGAAAATATTTAA
- a CDS encoding acetyl-CoA carboxylase carboxyltransferase subunit alpha, with amino-acid sequence MEYLDFEKPIQEIQDQYVNCVLIEKKSGVNMKEVCTQLQIKLDKTIKKLHSNLTPWQRVQLSRHPNRPYTLDYIHSITKKDSFIELHGDRLFGDDKAMVGGFGKIEDYTFMLIGTQKGKNTKDRQYRRFGMPNPEGYRKALRLMKLAEKFEKPIVTFIDTPGAFPGIEAETRGQGEAIGKNIYEMMCLKVPIIVLIIGEGASGGALGIGIGDKISMMENSWFSVISPESCSTILWGNRDNKEKSAEALKLTAENMHKLNFIDEVIKEPLGGAHFCPKKAYKLIKKQIIKHYKQLSEINIESLIKNRKNKYISIGFFEK; translated from the coding sequence ATGGAATATTTAGATTTTGAAAAACCCATACAAGAAATACAGGATCAATATGTAAACTGTGTACTTATAGAAAAAAAAAGTGGGGTAAATATGAAAGAAGTTTGCACACAATTGCAAATCAAATTGGATAAAACCATTAAAAAATTACACAGTAATCTTACCCCTTGGCAAAGAGTACAATTATCCAGACATCCAAACAGACCCTATACTTTAGATTATATACATTCCATAACAAAAAAAGATTCTTTCATTGAATTACATGGAGATCGTCTTTTTGGTGATGATAAAGCAATGGTAGGAGGTTTTGGAAAAATAGAGGATTATACTTTCATGTTAATTGGAACTCAAAAAGGAAAAAATACCAAGGATAGACAATACAGAAGATTTGGAATGCCTAATCCAGAAGGATATAGAAAAGCCTTACGTCTGATGAAACTAGCAGAAAAATTCGAAAAACCTATTGTAACTTTCATTGATACACCAGGTGCTTTTCCTGGAATTGAAGCGGAAACAAGAGGTCAAGGAGAAGCAATAGGAAAAAATATTTATGAAATGATGTGTTTAAAAGTACCCATTATTGTTTTAATTATAGGAGAGGGAGCTAGTGGAGGAGCTTTAGGTATTGGAATAGGAGATAAGATTTCAATGATGGAAAATTCCTGGTTTTCTGTGATTTCTCCTGAAAGTTGTTCTACAATACTTTGGGGAAATCGTGATAATAAAGAAAAATCAGCAGAAGCATTGAAGCTAACAGCAGAAAATATGCATAAATTAAATTTTATAGATGAAGTAATCAAAGAACCCTTAGGAGGAGCCCATTTTTGTCCTAAAAAAGCTTATAAACTTATAAAAAAACAAATTATTAAACATTATAAACAATTATCTGAAATTAATATAGAATCTCTTATTAAAAACAGAAAAAATAAGTACATTTCTATTGGTTTTTTTGAAAAATAA
- a CDS encoding succinate dehydrogenase/fumarate reductase iron-sulfur subunit: protein MKELMNFKLKIWRQKSFEEKGYFKTYQIHNISPNSSFLEMLDLLNNQIICENQDSSPVSFDHDCREGICGMCSLYINGRAHGPDNLVTTCQLHMRRFRNGETIYVEPWRAKPFPIIKDLIVDRSSFDRIIISGGFISVNTFGKTIDGNLIPIPKDQADKAFDAATCIGCGACVAACKNRSAMLFVSAKVSQFALLPQGKIERKKRVVNMIKKMDEEGFGSCTNTRACEVECPKGISTEYISFMNREYIQSFTN from the coding sequence ATGAAAGAACTTATGAATTTTAAGTTAAAAATATGGAGACAAAAAAGTTTTGAAGAAAAAGGTTATTTTAAAACTTATCAAATACATAATATATCTCCTAACAGTTCATTTTTAGAAATGTTAGATCTTTTGAACAACCAGATTATATGTGAAAATCAAGATTCCTCTCCTGTATCATTTGATCATGATTGTCGTGAAGGAATTTGTGGAATGTGTTCTTTATATATTAATGGAAGAGCGCATGGCCCAGATAATTTGGTTACTACTTGTCAACTTCATATGCGTCGTTTCCGTAATGGAGAAACTATATATGTAGAACCTTGGAGAGCGAAACCTTTTCCTATAATTAAAGATCTTATTGTAGATAGATCTTCTTTCGATAGAATCATTATATCAGGTGGTTTTATTTCTGTAAATACATTTGGAAAAACAATAGATGGAAATTTAATTCCAATTCCAAAAGATCAAGCAGATAAAGCTTTTGATGCCGCAACTTGTATTGGTTGTGGTGCATGTGTAGCTGCATGTAAAAATAGATCAGCAATGCTATTTGTTTCAGCAAAAGTTTCTCAGTTTGCTTTATTACCTCAAGGAAAAATAGAGAGAAAAAAAAGAGTGGTGAATATGATAAAAAAAATGGATGAAGAAGGATTTGGAAGCTGTACGAATACCAGAGCATGTGAAGTAGAATGTCCAAAAGGAATATCCACAGAATATATTTCTTTTATGAATCGTGAGTATATTCAATCATTTACTAACTAA